The following are from one region of the Pleurodeles waltl isolate 20211129_DDA chromosome 4_1, aPleWal1.hap1.20221129, whole genome shotgun sequence genome:
- the LOC138287145 gene encoding uncharacterized protein F54H12.2-like, whose translation MYLDLNNTLLHLICKITKANGTNIEADAKVAPIAYPFATMFNQGDINLGDQLVTQNDNIHKALDTQLSAGLFDKDTQAHFEDTTFDGGNNSFKKRASFTAGSRQFDLLGCIHSDLFFQDKLLVNGIDLKIKLNCNKDALCLISGDAKQNKLVILSTSLFVKRVKVSPSVRLAHAEALHLSNANNAMERVALKIFSIPASTKLTQQQNLFLGQFPKLIIIGFVDNTAFSRLYASNPFNFEHYNINYGALVHEGAVIPAKPFTRVLEHPILSGKHLRDSGVVVSREVYGAGYTLFAFDLTPDMEDGDHYNLIKNGTLKAEICFTQVLATNVNMVVFSVFDSVIQVNHSRQIMFDYH comes from the exons atgtatttggatctcaacaacactctactacacctcatctgcaaaataaccaaagcgaatggcaccaacatcgaggctgatgctaaagtggcgccgATCGCCTACCCcttcgcaaccatgtttaatcaaggggacattaacctgggcgatcAACTCGTCACGCAAAATGATAACAT TCAcaaagccctggacacacagctttcagcggggctcttcgaCAAAGATACTCAAGCGCATTTTGAGGACACGACGTTCGACGGGGGCaacaatagttttaaaaaaagagccagcttcactgccggcagtagacagtttgacctcctggggtgcatacattcagaccttttcttccaagataagctactcgtcaacggtatagatcttaagatcaaactcaactgcAACAAGGACGCGTtatgtctcatcagcggtgatgcgaaGCAgaataaactggttatattgtccacaagcctgtttgtaaagagagtgaaagtgtcaccgagcGTCAGACTGGCCCACGCTGAAGCTTTACATCTATCGAACGCCAACAACGCCAtggaaagagtggctttgaagatattcagcatccccgccagtACTAAATTAAcgcagcagcaaaatctatttctggggcaattccccaaactcatcatcatagggtttgtggacaatacagcttttagcaggCTCTATgcctctaaccctttcaacttcgAGCACTACAACATCAACTACGGCGCTTTGGTCCACGAGGGAGCTGTTATCCCTGCAAAACCGTTCAcccgagttttggaacatccaattttgtcagggaaacATCTACGTgactcaggagtcgttgtttcaagagaggtGTATGGGgccggctacacgctgtttgcgttcgaccttactcctgacatggaagacggtgaccactacaacttaATCAAAAACGGAACtctaaaagctgaaatatgctTTACACAGGTGCTGGCTACCaacgtgaacatggttgtattctctgtattcgacAGCGTCATTCAAGTCAATCACTCCcgacagattatgtttgactatcattaa